DNA from Dehalococcoidia bacterium:
CATACCTAGTTCATCTAAATCAAAACCAAGGTGTAGTGCGTATAAGGGTACAAGTATAAGAGTGGCACCCAAGCCAATATGATATGTAAACCCTGCAAGGTAAATGAGAAAAGTAGCACGGAGTTCGTTCTGCGGACTTAAACCCTGGGGTATAGCCATACCATTAGACATAAAATGAAATCTCCATCAACGAGTTAAGCTTCCATATACTGAATCAGGTTTGACCGCAATAATTGTACGCTTTTCTTGACCCATTACTTGCCCAAATTCATCATCAGATTGGCTCGGGGTTCTTCCCATGGATATATAAACTTCTTTCAAGTGTTTTACATGGTTTTCGATATCAGCCTCTAAGTAATTTTCCGGCCAATGATAAATGGTAGCCGTACCTTCAATTGTTACGTAACGACGTGTATCAAGATTTATCACCGTAACTGTGGCACGTCCTGTTCTCTCTATATTTTTGACTTTGATCGTACGTCCTCTTGAAATCCAACAGAGCTCTCCATTAACCATGCCTGTCGTAACCACTGTAGATTGAGGCTTTCCTGTCTTATTCACTGTAGTAGCTACGGCTGTATGATTCTCAGTTAATAAAGGCATTGCTTCTGCTAGTTCCATATATTGCCACCCGAAAGTTTCTTGAAGGGATTGTATATTCTGA
Protein-coding regions in this window:
- a CDS encoding pyridoxamine 5'-phosphate oxidase family protein, producing MELAEAMPLLTENHTAVATTVNKTGKPQSTVVTTGMVNGELCWISRGRTIKVKNIERTGRATVTVINLDTRRYVTIEGTATIYHWPENYLEADIENHVKHLKEVYISMGRTPSQSDDEFGQVMGQEKRTIIAVKPDSVYGSLTR